In Candidatus Bathyarchaeia archaeon, the following are encoded in one genomic region:
- a CDS encoding helix-turn-helix domain-containing protein: protein MKMFFWCNNEYDVIEMIAEKPEEYSAVVQELSKISKIVEESSDQHKVHIVMKTCACSTIENPASKFIDECALLHVYPIVYEGGWEYYRVIAFRHKDLEKFFRSIEEKGFVFDVLRKVPFDGFIASSLALTADSLFSDLTEKQMNALLAAYNYGYYKLPRKADVSTIAVKKKVPRTTFQEHLKKAENKLIASLIPYIMLYKQAPEEKRKSLKIVA, encoded by the coding sequence ATGAAAATGTTCTTTTGGTGCAATAACGAATACGACGTGATAGAAATGATTGCAGAAAAGCCCGAGGAATACTCAGCCGTAGTGCAAGAACTTTCTAAAATCAGCAAAATAGTTGAAGAATCATCCGACCAGCATAAAGTGCATATAGTCATGAAGACATGCGCTTGTTCTACTATCGAGAACCCTGCAAGCAAATTCATTGATGAATGCGCGCTTTTGCATGTATATCCAATTGTTTACGAAGGAGGCTGGGAATACTACCGCGTAATAGCTTTCAGACATAAAGATTTGGAAAAGTTTTTCAGAAGCATCGAAGAAAAAGGCTTCGTTTTTGACGTCTTGCGTAAAGTTCCTTTTGACGGGTTTATTGCCAGTTCTTTAGCGCTTACGGCTGATTCTTTGTTTTCTGATTTAACAGAGAAACAAATGAATGCGTTGCTTGCGGCTTATAATTATGGTTATTATAAATTGCCGAGAAAAGCTGACGTTTCAACAATTGCTGTGAAAAAGAAAGTTCCGCGAACGACGTTTCAGGAGCATTTGAAAAAGGCTGAAAACAAGCTTATTGCGTCTTTGATTCCTTATATTATGCTCTACAAGCAGGCGCCAGAAGAAAAGAGAAAAAGCCTCAAAATTGTAGCTTAG
- a CDS encoding NAD(P)H-dependent oxidoreductase, producing MVKILVVYDSKSGNTEKMAFAVADGAREIKGVAVNVKKADKATVEDLLGADGIVMGSPTYYGLMSAKLKALFDESVKVHGKLEGKVGAAFTSSGGTATGAETTILSILQVMLVHGMIVQGRANDKHYGAAAVGFPRERDLGSCKELGRRVANLAIKLAK from the coding sequence ATGGTGAAGATTTTGGTTGTTTACGATTCTAAGAGTGGCAATACAGAGAAGATGGCGTTTGCTGTGGCTGATGGCGCAAGGGAGATTAAAGGCGTGGCTGTGAATGTGAAGAAAGCTGACAAAGCAACAGTTGAAGATTTGCTCGGTGCTGATGGAATAGTTATGGGGTCGCCAACGTATTATGGGTTAATGTCTGCCAAGCTCAAGGCTTTGTTTGACGAGTCTGTTAAAGTTCATGGGAAACTTGAGGGAAAGGTTGGCGCAGCCTTCACAAGCTCGGGTGGAACAGCAACAGGCGCAGAAACCACCATACTATCCATATTGCAGGTTATGCTTGTGCATGGCATGATTGTTCAAGGGCGTGCAAACGATAAACATTATGGGGCTGCGGCGGTGGGTTTTCCGCGTGAGAGAGATCTTGGCTCGTGTAAGGAGCTTGGGAGACGAGTTGCGAATCTTGCTATAAAACTTGCAAAATAA
- a CDS encoding isochorismatase family cysteine hydrolase — protein sequence MKNMAVIIIDMLNDFVTGDLKCERAKSIIPNLKRLIEAARKHGVPVIYSNDAHYPQDVEVVEKWGKHAIKGTKGAEVIPELKPTAKDYVVEKRTYSGFYETGLEPLLRSLYKGEGAKAVVLGGLHTNICVRHTAADAFFRGYKIIIAKDGVEAFTQEDHEQGLKYLEYVYNAKIMTVDQIVKEFGKS from the coding sequence ATGAAAAACATGGCAGTCATAATAATTGACATGCTCAACGACTTTGTAACTGGCGATTTAAAATGCGAAAGAGCCAAGTCCATAATTCCAAACCTAAAAAGACTAATTGAAGCTGCACGCAAACATGGCGTTCCCGTCATCTACAGCAACGATGCGCACTATCCGCAAGATGTTGAGGTTGTTGAAAAATGGGGAAAGCACGCTATAAAGGGCACAAAAGGGGCGGAGGTAATCCCTGAGCTTAAGCCTACGGCGAAAGATTACGTTGTTGAGAAGCGTACTTACAGCGGCTTCTACGAAACCGGCTTAGAACCGTTATTGAGAAGTCTATACAAAGGAGAAGGTGCTAAGGCAGTCGTTTTGGGCGGATTACACACAAACATATGCGTTAGGCATACTGCTGCGGATGCTTTCTTCCGAGGATACAAAATAATAATTGCCAAAGATGGCGTAGAAGCCTTCACGCAGGAAGATCATGAACAAGGATTGAAATATCTGGAATACGTTTACAACGCAAAAATAATGACCGTGGACCAAATAGTAAAGGAATTTGGCAAATCCTAA
- a CDS encoding Xaa-Pro peptidase family protein codes for MKRINALKQIAFEKKGFDGFLVTNETNLIYLTGFPGAACLLIPKKGENTIYVYGVNYEQAKAEGKDFKVELVKRGEKLPEKLGIQMKECKIKKLAVDTLSYDSYRLFAKAMRGKAKLKIQGKLVWELRKVKDEKELELMRKAGELTTQGMKVAHETIRPGVKEYEVAAEIEYAMRKCGCWGTAFDTIVASGVRSAFPHGGCTDREIRKGDLVVVDIGATYHFYRSDMTRTFTAGTPSEKQKKIYEIVRLAQEKAYQAIKPKAKAKEVDAAARKVITDAGYGEYFVHGLGHGVGLEVHEPPVLGPESKDKLVVGNVVTNEPGIYLAGFGGFRIEDTVLVQKRKGEKFTDGLYSLEVAK; via the coding sequence TTGAAAAGAATAAACGCTTTAAAGCAAATAGCCTTTGAAAAGAAAGGGTTCGACGGATTTCTAGTCACAAACGAAACCAACCTCATATATCTCACGGGTTTTCCAGGTGCCGCTTGCTTATTAATTCCTAAAAAAGGCGAAAATACAATTTACGTTTACGGCGTTAACTACGAACAGGCAAAAGCTGAGGGAAAAGACTTCAAAGTCGAACTTGTAAAACGTGGCGAAAAATTGCCTGAAAAACTAGGCATACAAATGAAGGAATGCAAAATCAAAAAACTCGCAGTAGACACACTTAGTTATGATAGTTATCGCCTTTTTGCAAAAGCCATGAGAGGCAAAGCAAAACTGAAAATTCAAGGCAAGCTGGTTTGGGAACTTCGCAAAGTGAAAGACGAAAAAGAGCTTGAACTAATGCGAAAAGCCGGAGAACTCACAACTCAAGGAATGAAAGTTGCCCATGAAACAATAAGACCTGGAGTGAAAGAGTATGAGGTTGCCGCAGAAATCGAGTATGCAATGCGAAAGTGCGGTTGCTGGGGCACAGCCTTCGACACCATCGTGGCTTCTGGTGTTCGCTCTGCTTTTCCTCATGGCGGCTGCACTGACAGAGAAATCAGAAAAGGCGACTTGGTGGTTGTTGACATAGGCGCCACATATCACTTCTACCGTTCAGATATGACAAGAACCTTTACGGCGGGAACACCGTCAGAAAAGCAAAAGAAAATCTACGAAATTGTGAGACTGGCTCAAGAGAAAGCCTATCAAGCCATAAAACCCAAAGCAAAAGCAAAAGAAGTTGACGCAGCAGCCAGAAAAGTGATAACAGATGCTGGCTACGGCGAATACTTCGTTCACGGTTTAGGCCATGGCGTAGGATTGGAAGTTCATGAACCGCCTGTATTGGGTCCAGAAAGTAAGGATAAGCTTGTTGTTGGCAATGTTGTTACGAATGAACCTGGCATTTACCTTGCTGGTTTTGGCGGTTTCCGCATAGAGGACACTGTTTTGGTGCAGAAACGTAAAGGTGAAAAATTCACCGATGGGTTGTACAGTTTGGAGGTTGCGAAGTAA
- a CDS encoding MoaD/ThiS family protein: MKIKVEYLGHIKNIIRSMREEEVEIQKDASIADLLELLSEKYGEPFRKAVYEPKGADVKANYIITVNGYLLNQLDGVKTKLKHGDHVILLPIVSGG, from the coding sequence TTGAAAATCAAAGTCGAATATCTTGGTCACATAAAAAACATAATTCGCAGTATGCGAGAAGAAGAGGTTGAAATTCAAAAAGACGCCTCAATCGCAGACCTGCTCGAACTGCTTTCTGAAAAGTATGGTGAACCCTTCCGAAAGGCTGTTTATGAACCGAAAGGCGCCGACGTGAAGGCAAACTACATCATCACCGTGAACGGTTACCTGCTGAACCAGTTAGACGGCGTAAAAACCAAACTCAAACATGGAGACCACGTTATCCTATTGCCAATCGTGAGTGGCGGCTGA
- a CDS encoding YkgJ family cysteine cluster protein, whose amino-acid sequence MSFEYPKRVRFVCERCAICCGDTEERVRQVLLLKIEAERISRDISKNIGGFAEKIEGSEPYAYRMKKTEEGKCVFLKDNLCMIYEVRPLICRFYPFQLENMGDNKFAFTYTSECPGIGKGPSLKRNFFEMLFKESAKIIREDAKKCSRINEY is encoded by the coding sequence TTGAGCTTTGAATATCCTAAGCGTGTCCGTTTTGTTTGTGAACGCTGCGCAATTTGCTGTGGCGACACTGAAGAGAGGGTTAGGCAAGTTCTTCTTTTGAAAATTGAAGCCGAACGTATATCGCGGGACATTTCGAAGAACATTGGTGGTTTTGCTGAGAAAATTGAGGGATCAGAACCTTATGCATATCGTATGAAAAAGACCGAAGAAGGAAAATGTGTATTCTTGAAAGATAATCTATGCATGATTTATGAAGTGAGACCGCTAATCTGCAGGTTCTATCCTTTCCAACTTGAAAATATGGGAGACAACAAATTCGCATTCACATACACAAGCGAATGCCCCGGAATTGGAAAAGGCCCAAGCCTAAAGAGAAACTTTTTTGAAATGCTGTTCAAAGAATCAGCAAAAATCATAAGAGAAGACGCAAAAAAATGTTCTCGAATCAACGAGTACTGA
- a CDS encoding methylmalonyl-CoA mutase family protein gives MFDRHKLEEIRKLKEKWEKDAVAKSFEKLPEKGEFATTSDIPVNRVYTPIDIAEHDYLRDLGFPGEFPFTRGVYPTMYRARLWTMRQYAGFGTAEQTNKRFKYLLEQGQKGLSVAFDFPTQVGYDCDHPMARGEVGKAGVSVSTLRDMEIVFEGIPLDKITTSMTINAPTNVLLAMYIAVAQKQGVDQSKLGGTVQNDVLKEYVARGMYIFPPKPSMRMVTDIFEYCSQRMPQWNTISISGYHIREAGATAVQEIAFTFANAIAYVEAAINRGLDLDKFAGRLSFFFAAHNNFFEEVAKFRAARRLWAKIMRERFGAKNPSSWMLRFHTQTSGVLLTAQQPYNNIVRTTLHALAAVLGGTQSLHTNSFDEAYALPSDQAVLVALRTQQIIAYESGVVDTVDPLAGSYYVEYLTNEIEEKAQKYIEQIDGMGGAVAAIEKGFMQREITESAYRYQKEVESKKRIVVGVNEFITKEEIPIKIMQIDPKIEKTLIARLQRIKKERNNAKVSEVLSKLRKAAENEKVNLMPFVLNAVKEYATLGEICGVLREVFGEYKPSTIF, from the coding sequence ATGTTTGATAGGCACAAGTTGGAGGAAATCCGCAAGCTAAAGGAGAAGTGGGAGAAGGATGCTGTTGCTAAGAGTTTTGAGAAGCTCCCTGAAAAAGGAGAATTCGCAACCACCTCCGACATTCCAGTTAATAGAGTTTACACTCCAATTGATATCGCAGAACATGATTATCTGCGGGACTTGGGGTTTCCAGGCGAGTTTCCGTTTACTCGTGGCGTTTATCCAACCATGTATCGTGCTAGATTGTGGACCATGCGCCAATATGCAGGTTTCGGTACAGCAGAACAAACGAACAAGCGCTTCAAATATTTGCTGGAGCAAGGACAGAAAGGTTTGAGTGTCGCTTTTGATTTTCCAACACAAGTTGGTTATGATTGTGACCATCCTATGGCGCGTGGTGAAGTGGGCAAGGCTGGCGTAAGCGTCAGCACTTTGCGAGATATGGAAATCGTCTTTGAAGGAATCCCTTTGGATAAGATTACGACTTCTATGACGATAAATGCGCCTACAAACGTTTTGCTTGCAATGTATATTGCCGTTGCGCAAAAACAGGGCGTTGACCAATCTAAACTTGGCGGAACAGTTCAAAACGACGTTTTAAAGGAATACGTTGCCAGAGGCATGTACATTTTTCCGCCGAAGCCTTCAATGCGCATGGTTACGGATATTTTTGAATACTGTTCTCAGCGCATGCCGCAATGGAACACGATAAGCATAAGTGGCTATCATATTCGCGAAGCAGGCGCGACAGCGGTTCAGGAAATTGCCTTCACATTTGCAAATGCAATCGCCTATGTGGAAGCGGCAATCAATCGTGGTTTAGACCTTGATAAGTTCGCTGGCAGATTATCCTTCTTCTTTGCTGCGCACAATAACTTTTTTGAGGAAGTAGCCAAGTTCCGCGCAGCCCGCAGACTTTGGGCAAAAATTATGCGTGAACGTTTCGGGGCGAAAAATCCGTCTTCGTGGATGTTGCGTTTTCACACGCAAACTTCAGGTGTTTTGCTTACTGCTCAGCAGCCATATAACAACATTGTTAGAACGACGCTTCATGCTTTAGCTGCTGTTTTGGGTGGAACTCAATCGTTGCATACGAATTCGTTTGATGAAGCTTACGCGTTGCCTAGTGACCAAGCGGTGTTGGTTGCGCTTAGGACGCAGCAGATTATTGCGTATGAAAGTGGTGTGGTGGATACCGTTGACCCGTTGGCTGGTTCGTATTACGTTGAGTATTTAACGAATGAAATTGAGGAGAAAGCCCAGAAATACATTGAGCAAATTGACGGCATGGGCGGTGCTGTAGCTGCGATTGAGAAGGGCTTCATGCAACGTGAAATCACGGAAAGCGCTTATCGCTATCAGAAGGAAGTCGAGAGCAAGAAACGAATTGTTGTAGGAGTGAACGAGTTCATAACGAAGGAAGAGATTCCGATAAAAATTATGCAAATTGACCCGAAAATTGAGAAAACCTTGATTGCCAGGCTGCAACGGATAAAAAAAGAGAGAAATAACGCGAAAGTGAGTGAAGTTTTAAGCAAATTGCGTAAAGCTGCTGAAAACGAGAAGGTGAATCTCATGCCTTTCGTTCTTAACGCAGTGAAAGAATATGCAACATTAGGTGAGATTTGCGGGGTTCTGCGTGAAGTTTTTGGCGAATACAAACCTTCGACAATTTTCTAG
- a CDS encoding biotin/lipoyl-containing protein: MPTYEICIDGKPRKIEVTKTSEKSFTVKIDDKPLNVELQTDISTLEKQFSIKINDKIYKIELPTIDREKPFQVKVEEATFKAEIKTPSAKPMLTAFQPVLLQPTKRTITQRQAIEGAVAAPMTGKVIAVKVKKGDQVKAGQVLCVIEAMKMENEITAPKNGVIQEANVSEGSSVSEGEILFIIG, translated from the coding sequence ATGCCAACATACGAAATTTGCATAGATGGCAAACCCAGAAAAATCGAAGTCACAAAAACAAGCGAAAAATCCTTCACTGTAAAAATCGATGACAAACCATTAAATGTGGAATTACAAACCGATATATCCACGTTAGAAAAGCAGTTCAGCATAAAAATAAACGACAAAATATACAAGATAGAATTGCCAACAATCGACCGCGAAAAACCTTTTCAAGTGAAAGTTGAAGAGGCAACATTCAAAGCAGAAATAAAAACGCCCTCAGCTAAACCAATGCTGACCGCCTTTCAGCCAGTACTGCTTCAACCTACAAAACGAACAATAACACAAAGACAAGCCATTGAAGGTGCCGTAGCTGCGCCAATGACGGGCAAAGTAATCGCAGTCAAAGTTAAGAAAGGCGACCAAGTAAAAGCTGGTCAAGTGCTCTGCGTCATCGAAGCCATGAAAATGGAAAACGAAATAACCGCGCCAAAAAATGGAGTAATTCAGGAAGCTAACGTTTCCGAAGGTTCTTCAGTAAGTGAAGGCGAAATCCTTTTCATTATCGGCTAG